A genomic segment from Prosthecodimorpha staleyi encodes:
- a CDS encoding ATP-binding protein, protein MEAAAILTPSALAPFLLNVAPAMPVFIWGPPGIGKSALVRGFAEAVGLPCVSLLGSQLAPEDIIGVPQIVDGKSRFCPPTLIARDEPYCLFLDELNACSHEVQKAFYSLVLDRRVGEFELPKGSIVIGAGNRAEDQAITRPLSSALVNRLIHVQLRASPRDWLDWARQAGIDPLVLAYVENRSDHLWSKPPKHEEPFSTPRSWHMLSDALGAYGPRATIDDIRVLASGLLTPAHAQAFVAFARMRERAHDLNAILKGERGWPDRPEERDILYFMVHQLRDRLIKELPDEESRMSREVRELALRAKDLIVSLARISTELAQILVAETESGAALPAWYTVELARALPRLAAARK, encoded by the coding sequence AGTCGGCGCTGGTGCGCGGCTTCGCGGAGGCGGTCGGCCTGCCCTGCGTCTCCCTGCTCGGCTCGCAGTTGGCACCGGAGGACATCATCGGCGTGCCGCAGATCGTCGACGGCAAGTCGCGCTTCTGCCCGCCGACCCTGATCGCGCGCGACGAGCCCTATTGCCTCTTTCTCGACGAGCTGAACGCCTGTTCGCACGAGGTGCAGAAAGCCTTCTATTCGCTGGTGCTCGACCGGCGCGTCGGCGAGTTCGAACTGCCGAAGGGCTCGATCGTGATCGGCGCCGGCAACCGGGCCGAGGACCAGGCGATCACCCGCCCGCTCTCCTCCGCGCTGGTCAACCGCCTGATCCATGTCCAGCTGCGCGCCTCGCCGCGCGACTGGCTCGACTGGGCGCGCCAAGCCGGCATCGATCCGCTGGTGCTCGCCTATGTCGAGAACCGTTCCGATCACCTTTGGTCGAAGCCGCCGAAACATGAGGAGCCCTTCTCGACGCCGCGCAGCTGGCACATGCTGTCCGACGCGCTCGGGGCCTATGGGCCGCGGGCGACCATCGACGACATCCGCGTGCTGGCGTCAGGCCTGCTGACCCCCGCCCATGCCCAGGCCTTCGTCGCCTTCGCGCGCATGCGCGAGCGGGCGCATGATCTCAACGCCATCCTGAAGGGCGAACGCGGCTGGCCCGACCGGCCGGAGGAGCGCGACATCCTCTATTTCATGGTCCACCAGCTGCGCGACCGGCTGATCAAGGAACTGCCCGACGAGGAGAGCCGGATGAGCCGCGAGGTGCGCGAGCTCGCCCTGCGCGCCAAGGACCTGATCGTCTCGCTGGCGCGCATCTCGACCGAACTCGCCCAGATCCTGGTCGCCGAGACCGAAAGCGGCGCCGCGCTGCCGGCCTGGTACACGGTCGAACTGGCCCGCGCCCTGCCGCGCCTCGCCGCGGCCCGGAAATGA